TGGCACTTTTGTCTGCTTGCGGTAATAAGTTGGATTTGGATTTTGGTAGATGGGTGCATGCGTTTATTGAAAGGAATGGGATTAGGGAGAGCTTAACTTTAGATAATGCGATTCTTGATATGTATATGAAATGTGGGAGCATTGAGGATGCTGAGAGATTGTTTAACAAGATGGGGAAGAAGGATATTGTTTCTTGGACAACAATGCTTGTTGGGTATGCAAGGGCGGCAAATTTTGATGCAGCAAGAAGTGTTTTAAATACCATGCCTAGCCAAGATATTGCTGCTTGGAATGCTCTTATCTCAGCTTATGAGCAGAGTGGTAAACCAAAGGAGGCTTTGGCTGTTTTCAACGAGTTGCAGCTCATCAAGAAGGCAAAACCTGATGAGGTAACGCTTGTGTGTACCCTATCTGCGTGTGCTCAGTTAGGTGCAATTGATTTAGGTGGATGGATCCATGTGTATATaaagaagcaaggaataaaattAAGTTGTCACCTCACTACTGCACTGATCGACATGTACTCCAAGTGCGGGGACGTGGAGAAAGCACTTGAGGTGTTCCATTCAGTCAACGTGAGAGATGTGTTTGTGTGGAGTGCTATGATTGCTGGCTTGGCAATGCATGGGCGTGGCAAGGATGCGATAAGTTTGTTCTtgaaaatgcatgaaaataatgtCAAGCCTAATTCTGTCACACTCACAAATGTATTATGTGCTTCCAGCCATTCAGGGTTGGTGGAGGAGGGGCGAGCAATTTTTAACCAAATGGAGACTGTTTATGGGATTGTGCCTGGTGTAAAGCATTACGCTTGCTTAGTTGATATACTTGGCCGTGCAGGTGAATTGGAAGAAGCTGTGGAGCTGATAAAGAATATGCCAGTAACCCCTGGTCCATCAGTTTGGGGTGCCCTGCTTGGGGCATGTAGATTATATGGCAATCTTGAACTAGCTGAACAGGCTTGTAATCAATTAGTTGAGTTGGAACCTGAAAATCATGGTGCCTACGTACTTTTATCCAATATTTATGCAAAATCAGGGAAATGGGACGAGGTTTCTATGTTAAGGAAGCTTATGAGAGAATGTGGATTGAAGAAAGAGCCAGGTTGTAGCTCAATTGAGGTCAATGGTATTGTTCATGAGTTTCTGGTGGGAGACAATACTCACCCTCTGTCACAGAAAATCTATGCAAAATTGGATGAGATTGCAGCTAGACTGAAGTCTGTAGGTTACGTTTCCAACAAGTCTCAAGTACTGCAacttattgaagaagaagatatGCAGGAGCAAGCCCTAAATCTTCACAGTGAGAAGCTAGCTATGGCATTTGGACTTATCAGTGCGGCTCCATCTCAACCAATTCGTATCGTGAAGAATCTACGTGTTTGTGGGGACTGCCACGCTGTTGCGAAGCTTCTCTCCAAGCTTTATGATCGAGAAATACTATTGAGGGATCGCTACCGATTCCATCATTTTAAAGAGGGGAATTGCTCATGTAAGGACTACTGGTGAGTGTTAGACTTGACTATATAGTGACCTGTAGAGTGAGGTGATGTTCATTTTTTAATATATTGCCTCCCTGTGGAGCTAATAGCTCAGGTAGGGCATTTTAGATGATTGGGGATGCATTGTAATTAACATGTAGATGAAACATAATGCAGACTAGAGACACCAATATAAGAGCTGTAATAAATAGCAATCAAGGTTATTTCATATGCTAAGTTTACCTCAAACCTTCAAATATTGGATGATTATTAACTTGCCTGAGTGCATAACATTCATGTCGATGCAAAAGTGaaacaagaaaaggaaagtgCCAAAGAAGGTAAAGTAGCATAGGTCAAATTGTACTTTTGTCCCGGATGGATCTCTATTCCCATGGAAGTGGAGGTTGGAGGCAGCTAGTAAGCGAAATAAGTCCAGTTACAAACTGTCAAGTACATTACTATTCACCTTTTCTTGAGCTCTTCACTTTCTTTGAATGAACTAAAGTTTTGCTTAACTTGTCTCTGATTGAAATGAGATCCAAAATAACCCGCCCCATGTTCGTTCTGGCTAGTGGAGCTTCCT
Above is a window of Nicotiana tabacum cultivar K326 chromosome 8, ASM71507v2, whole genome shotgun sequence DNA encoding:
- the LOC107794088 gene encoding pentatricopeptide repeat-containing protein At2g29760, chloroplastic-like: MATPYTQVLPLPRHQHFPKPNPYSITVTNDRYFANHPLVLLIDKCHSIKQLKQIHARMLRIELFFDPFSASKLIEASALSHFCSLNYAQKVFDQIPQPNLFSWNALIRAYSSSQDPIRSLLIFVNMLCEGRDFPSKFTYPFVIKASAKMKAFRFGKGLHGMVVKGGFGLDLFVLNSLIHFYADCECLDAAYLVFENMQTRDVVSWNTMILGFAEEGYANEGLKLFHRMVDENVKPNDVTMMALLSACGNKLDLDFGRWVHAFIERNGIRESLTLDNAILDMYMKCGSIEDAERLFNKMGKKDIVSWTTMLVGYARAANFDAARSVLNTMPSQDIAAWNALISAYEQSGKPKEALAVFNELQLIKKAKPDEVTLVCTLSACAQLGAIDLGGWIHVYIKKQGIKLSCHLTTALIDMYSKCGDVEKALEVFHSVNVRDVFVWSAMIAGLAMHGRGKDAISLFLKMHENNVKPNSVTLTNVLCASSHSGLVEEGRAIFNQMETVYGIVPGVKHYACLVDILGRAGELEEAVELIKNMPVTPGPSVWGALLGACRLYGNLELAEQACNQLVELEPENHGAYVLLSNIYAKSGKWDEVSMLRKLMRECGLKKEPGCSSIEVNGIVHEFLVGDNTHPLSQKIYAKLDEIAARLKSVGYVSNKSQVLQLIEEEDMQEQALNLHSEKLAMAFGLISAAPSQPIRIVKNLRVCGDCHAVAKLLSKLYDREILLRDRYRFHHFKEGNCSCKDYW